In Oryza sativa Japonica Group chromosome 2, ASM3414082v1, the following are encoded in one genomic region:
- the LOC4328796 gene encoding auxin-responsive protein IAA7: MGEASESMKKISRGRLGGSWMGEPSDHHRHGDEQEEEEKTLELSLGLPGGGWRAACRDKGTTTKHSIAAAAAADDDDGDKSSMLSLGYSTLVSHSQGKANKNKGSPEEEEAHPPPATGNNALASNNNGCFQTRSPSTPVVGWPPVRTFRRNLATSSKASLELQNGKKAAKAEEIKRAPFIKINMDGVPIGRKIDLNAFDSYEKLSLAVDKLFRGLLAAQRDPLTAGAKDCQQEDVAISGLLDGTGEYTLVYEDYEGDKVLVGDVPWGMFVSSVKRLRVLKTSDLSSSLITSGRKRTAAEC, translated from the exons ATGGGGGAGGCGTCGGAGAGCATGAAGAAGATCAGCAGAGGCCGTCTCGGCGGAAGCTGGATGGGGGAGCCAAGCGATCACCATCGCCATGGCGAtgaacaggaggaggaggagaagacgcTGGAGCTCAGCCTTGGGCTCCCCGGAGGAGGATGGCGAGCGGCGTGCAGGGACAAGGGGACGACGACGAAGCACTCCattgcagcagctgctgctgctgatgatgatgatggtgacaAGAGCTCCATGCTCTCCCTGGGCTACTCCACACTCGTCTCCCACTCGCAAG GCAAGGCAAACAAAAACAAGGGGTCcccagaggaagaagaggcacATCCACCACCAGCTACAGGGAATAATGCACTTGCATCCAACAATAATGGCTGCTTCCAGACAAG ATCTCCTAGTACTCCTGTTGTTGGTTGGCCTCCGGTTCGAACATTCAGAAGAAATCTGGCTACATCCAGCAAAGCATCTCTTGAACTGCAGAATGGAAAGAAGGCTGCAAAAGCAGAAGAGATCAAGAGAGCTCCATTCATAAAGATAAACATGGATGGTGTCCCTATTGGTAGAAAGATCGATCTGAATGCTTTTGATAGCTATGAGAAGCTTTCTTTAGCGGTTGACAAGCTATTCCGAGGCCTTCTTGCAG CCCAAAGAGACCCCCTCACTGCTGGAGCAAAGGACTGCCAGCAGGAAGATGTGGCAATATCTGGCTTGCTAGATGGAACTGGGGAGTACACTTTGGTTTATGAGGATTATGAAGGCGACAAGGTGCTTGTTGGAGATGTGCCATGGGG GATGTTTGTTTCTTCAGTTAAGAGACTGAGAGTACTGAAGACATCTGACCTCTCTTCATCT CTAATAACCTCTGGACGGAAAAGAACAGCTGCTGAGTGTTGA